The Sphingobacterium bambusae genome includes a window with the following:
- a CDS encoding SulP family inorganic anion transporter yields MLGTRTSAFLKLSKRDLKYDFPSSVVVFLVALPLCLGIAMASGAPLFAGILTGVIGGIVVAAISKSPLSVSGPAAGLTVVVLSAIEKLGAYETFLLAVFIAGLLQLILGIIKAGLIGNYFPSAVILGMLAAIGVTIILKQLPLAFGMTEAHAFEIDNGGGIAAFGDTVLSAVNWGATIICILSLALLIYWPKIKGARRIPAPLLVVVLAVLAGFLFQGTGLQLTGKHYVQIPVVSSFQEFTGLFVFPDFTQIGNKQVWIVAVTIAIIASLETLLSIEAIDKLDPFKRNTPTNRELIAQGVGNIASGALGGLPMTSVIVRSSANVQAGGRSRQSAMLHGVWLLLAVLAVPMVINLIPLSCLAAILLHTGYKLANPTLFKHMFRKGLDQFVPFAITVVAVVLTDLLMGVGIGIMVAIFYIIRTNMQNAFRMETSEQNGKQTVIITLAEEVSFLNKVPIQQMLYSLPKNVDRIQIDGKQSKFIDKDVIEVLKDFELNAVSKGIDIQLQSIQYKK; encoded by the coding sequence ATGTTAGGAACGCGTACGTCGGCTTTTCTGAAATTATCGAAAAGAGACTTAAAATATGACTTCCCATCAAGTGTAGTAGTATTTCTTGTAGCACTACCGCTTTGTTTGGGTATAGCAATGGCCTCGGGAGCGCCATTGTTTGCCGGCATTCTGACCGGTGTAATCGGTGGTATCGTGGTGGCCGCCATCAGCAAATCGCCTTTAAGCGTCAGTGGCCCTGCGGCCGGATTGACCGTTGTGGTGCTCAGCGCCATCGAAAAGTTGGGTGCCTATGAGACATTTCTTTTGGCGGTGTTCATTGCCGGCCTCTTGCAACTTATTCTGGGCATCATCAAGGCCGGCCTAATCGGAAATTACTTTCCGTCGGCAGTGATTCTAGGTATGCTTGCGGCCATCGGCGTCACCATCATCCTGAAACAGTTGCCTTTGGCATTTGGGATGACCGAGGCGCACGCCTTCGAGATCGATAATGGTGGCGGAATTGCGGCCTTTGGCGACACGGTTTTGTCTGCCGTCAATTGGGGCGCCACAATTATTTGCATCCTATCCCTTGCCCTATTAATCTATTGGCCAAAAATAAAGGGCGCCCGACGGATACCTGCTCCGCTGCTGGTTGTAGTCCTTGCAGTGCTTGCAGGATTTCTCTTTCAGGGAACCGGTTTGCAGCTTACGGGTAAACATTATGTGCAGATACCTGTCGTTTCGTCCTTTCAGGAATTTACAGGCTTGTTTGTGTTTCCCGATTTCACACAAATAGGGAACAAACAAGTTTGGATCGTGGCCGTCACTATCGCCATTATCGCTAGTTTAGAAACCTTGTTGAGCATTGAGGCTATCGACAAATTAGACCCGTTCAAGCGCAACACACCGACCAATAGAGAACTTATTGCGCAAGGAGTGGGCAATATAGCGAGCGGCGCATTGGGTGGCCTGCCGATGACGTCGGTTATCGTCCGTTCATCAGCCAATGTACAGGCTGGCGGACGCAGCAGACAGTCGGCCATGTTGCACGGTGTATGGCTGTTGCTAGCAGTCTTGGCGGTTCCGATGGTGATCAACTTGATTCCTCTATCCTGTCTAGCTGCAATTTTGCTGCACACAGGCTACAAACTGGCCAACCCCACGTTATTTAAGCATATGTTTAGGAAAGGTCTCGATCAGTTTGTGCCCTTCGCAATAACCGTCGTTGCGGTTGTTCTTACAGACTTATTAATGGGGGTCGGTATCGGTATTATGGTCGCTATATTTTACATCATCAGGACCAATATGCAAAACGCTTTCCGAATGGAAACCAGTGAACAAAATGGCAAACAAACTGTTATTATCACATTGGCAGAGGAGGTGTCGTTTCTGAACAAGGTACCTATACAGCAAATGCTGTACAGCCTACCAAAAAACGTAGACCGTATACAGATCGACGGCAAACAAAGCAAGTTTATCGACAAGGACGTGATAGAGGTGTTGAAAGATTTCGAGCTCAATGCAGTAAGCAAAGGGATTGATATACAGCTACAATCTATACAGTACAAAAAATAA
- a CDS encoding mobile mystery protein A translates to MNRNRAIMDYWDIKLMREQLDRKLKKLSILLSPDLPDRGWVKLIRESLGMSGQELADRVGLDQSNISRLENSELSGEAKLSSLRKIAEGLNMKFVYGFVPKESLESIVRDQAQKIAKERMAKVSHTMLLEAQELSIEEKARMFDDLVQKILIEKPKRFWKK, encoded by the coding sequence GTGAATAGAAATAGAGCTATTATGGACTATTGGGATATAAAACTTATGCGAGAGCAACTGGATAGAAAGTTGAAAAAGCTGTCTATACTGTTATCACCCGACCTGCCTGACAGAGGCTGGGTAAAACTTATTCGAGAATCGTTAGGTATGTCAGGTCAAGAGTTGGCAGATAGGGTCGGCTTAGACCAATCTAATATCTCTCGATTGGAAAATTCCGAATTATCTGGAGAAGCAAAGCTATCTTCCTTACGCAAAATAGCTGAAGGACTGAACATGAAATTTGTTTACGGATTTGTTCCAAAGGAGAGCTTAGAGAGTATTGTAAGAGACCAAGCGCAAAAAATAGCGAAGGAACGTATGGCAAAGGTGTCACACACCATGCTCCTAGAGGCACAAGAACTGTCTATAGAGGAAAAAGCACGGATGTTTGATGATCTTGTTCAAAAGATCCTGATTGAAAAGCCGAAGAGATTCTGGAAAAAATGA
- a CDS encoding mobile mystery protein B: MIPFDYPEGATPLDPEETEDLKLRHITTRSELDRWEQENIQDAIAWLERTRKMDVLTEEFINLLHKKMFGKIWKWAGTFRRSNKNIGVDRFRIVTELRQLVDDVRYWIENNSFAADEIAYRFHHKLVWIHLFPNGNGRHARLMTDVLLTRILRQEPFTWGNDTLIDANLTRRQYISALRAADHNDYTELSTFVRS; this comes from the coding sequence ATGATACCATTTGATTATCCCGAGGGCGCAACACCACTTGATCCTGAAGAAACAGAGGACCTGAAGTTACGTCATATCACAACCCGTAGCGAACTTGATCGTTGGGAGCAAGAAAACATTCAGGATGCGATAGCATGGCTGGAACGCACACGTAAAATGGATGTTCTGACCGAAGAATTTATCAATTTACTTCATAAAAAAATGTTCGGAAAGATTTGGAAATGGGCAGGAACATTTAGGCGTTCGAATAAGAATATTGGTGTTGATAGGTTTAGGATAGTTACAGAGTTAAGGCAACTCGTAGATGACGTAAGATACTGGATAGAAAACAACTCTTTTGCAGCGGATGAAATCGCCTATCGGTTTCACCATAAACTTGTGTGGATTCATTTGTTCCCGAATGGCAATGGGCGACATGCAAGGTTGATGACAGATGTTCTACTAACACGAATCTTAAGGCAGGAACCTTTTACATGGGGAAATGATACCCTGATAGATGCCAACCTCACGAGGAGACAATATATTTCGGCATTACGTGCTGCAGATCACAATGACTATACCGAATTATCAACCTTTGTAAGATCATAG
- a CDS encoding helicase HerA-like domain-containing protein, with product MEDIKKQFVDAITASYSPKGAAIQLGAGILQGQVLAEAKVNLALKMMNRHGLIAGATGTGKTRTLQLIAEQLSDAGVPVFMLDVKGDLSGLSQPGTTNEALLERGKLVGVPFEPTSFPVEIFSLSGKLGAPMRITIEDFGPILLSRILDLNDTQSGVLAALFKYAADQSWPLVDFADVKKLLSYLSEGPGAAAIKDDYGKISTATSGTILRKIVAVEQQGLASIFGEKEFDIEDLFERIDGRGVISLLNIADIQDQPVLYSTFLLSLLSQLFKQLPEVGDLEKPKLLFFFDEAHLLFNGASKAFLTQVEQIVRLIRSKGVGVFFCTQAATDIPESVLGQLGNRVQHALRAFTPNDAENLRKTVRTYPHSKFYEIDKILTSLGTGQALITVLNDKGIPTEVVATHLVAARAVMGPCSAETYKALINASIFTSKYQRAVNRRSASEIVDEKMEAVAAQQTARDEAAASKSKAGKDGGTRSRRQTPLEAAQTQASRALAREGVKILSKIASGILGAIFKKK from the coding sequence ATGGAGGATATCAAAAAACAATTTGTCGATGCTATAACAGCATCCTACAGTCCGAAAGGGGCGGCTATACAACTGGGTGCCGGTATTCTACAGGGGCAGGTGCTGGCCGAGGCGAAGGTCAATCTCGCATTGAAGATGATGAACCGACACGGGTTGATTGCCGGCGCTACGGGGACGGGAAAGACGCGTACGTTACAGCTTATCGCCGAACAATTGTCCGATGCGGGCGTCCCCGTGTTTATGCTGGATGTCAAAGGTGATTTGTCAGGGCTCAGTCAGCCGGGGACGACCAACGAGGCGTTGCTTGAGCGGGGTAAATTGGTGGGCGTTCCCTTCGAGCCTACGTCGTTTCCTGTCGAAATATTTTCGCTCAGCGGTAAACTGGGCGCTCCAATGCGCATCACGATCGAAGATTTTGGTCCGATACTCTTGTCGCGCATTTTAGATTTGAATGATACGCAGTCGGGGGTATTGGCTGCTCTATTTAAATATGCTGCAGACCAAAGTTGGCCTTTGGTGGATTTTGCAGACGTGAAGAAGCTTTTGTCCTACTTGAGCGAAGGGCCTGGCGCAGCAGCTATTAAAGATGACTATGGTAAAATAAGCACCGCGACATCGGGTACTATTTTGCGCAAGATTGTCGCCGTGGAACAACAAGGGCTTGCGTCTATTTTTGGCGAAAAAGAATTTGATATTGAAGACTTGTTCGAGCGAATCGATGGCCGCGGGGTGATCAGTTTGTTGAATATCGCGGATATCCAAGACCAGCCGGTGCTGTATTCAACCTTTTTATTGAGCCTCCTGTCGCAGCTGTTTAAGCAGCTGCCGGAGGTGGGGGATCTAGAAAAACCGAAGTTGTTGTTCTTCTTTGATGAGGCGCATCTTTTGTTTAATGGTGCCTCGAAGGCCTTTTTAACCCAAGTGGAGCAGATTGTCCGCTTAATCCGTTCAAAGGGTGTCGGCGTTTTCTTTTGCACGCAGGCCGCAACGGATATTCCCGAATCGGTGCTTGGGCAGTTGGGAAACCGCGTGCAACATGCCTTACGTGCATTCACACCCAATGATGCAGAGAATCTGCGGAAGACAGTACGCACGTATCCCCATTCTAAATTTTATGAGATCGATAAAATATTGACCTCGCTGGGCACAGGTCAGGCCTTAATCACTGTGCTGAATGACAAAGGGATCCCGACAGAGGTGGTGGCGACACATCTGGTGGCGGCGCGTGCCGTGATGGGGCCATGCAGCGCGGAGACCTATAAAGCGCTGATCAACGCTTCGATATTTACCAGCAAGTACCAGCGAGCCGTAAACCGACGTAGTGCAAGCGAGATCGTCGATGAAAAGATGGAGGCAGTGGCGGCACAACAGACAGCGCGCGATGAGGCAGCAGCTTCGAAATCGAAAGCGGGGAAGGATGGTGGCACGAGAAGTCGTCGGCAGACGCCGCTAGAGGCTGCGCAAACGCAGGCCTCACGTGCATTGGCGCGTGAAGGTGTAAAAATATTGAGCAAAATAGCTTCAGGCATCTTGGGTGCCATTTTTAAAAAGAAATAA
- a CDS encoding nucleotidyltransferase family protein, with amino-acid sequence MSKPTLLILAAGMASRYGSLKQIDAFGPHGETIIDYSIYDAIKAGFGKVVFIIREEFLDKMREVFDAKLQGKIEVDYAFQSYDLTKFGIDKVIERSKPWGTAHAVMSAKEQVNEPFCVINADDFYGTDSFMKMAKFLTTEVSDDKMALMGFQVGNTMSDFGYVSRGVCEVDAEGHMESVTERTNIYYVDAEQGGRKIVYEEDAVQHDLDPETRVSMNFWGFTPKIFEVAEGMFHDFVAANADNPKSEFFIPSVPDYMVKKGMADFKVIPTSSKWFGVTYKEDKAIVQESISKLVAEGAYPEKLF; translated from the coding sequence ATGAGTAAACCAACATTGTTAATTCTTGCCGCGGGGATGGCAAGTCGATATGGATCCTTAAAACAAATTGACGCGTTTGGCCCACATGGTGAGACCATTATCGACTATTCTATTTACGATGCCATCAAAGCTGGGTTTGGTAAGGTCGTCTTTATTATTCGTGAAGAATTTCTGGACAAGATGCGCGAAGTATTTGATGCTAAACTGCAGGGTAAGATTGAGGTGGACTATGCTTTTCAGAGCTATGATTTAACGAAATTTGGGATCGATAAGGTAATCGAGCGTAGTAAGCCATGGGGCACAGCACATGCCGTGATGAGCGCAAAGGAGCAAGTGAACGAGCCTTTCTGTGTCATCAATGCGGATGACTTCTATGGAACAGATTCCTTTATGAAGATGGCTAAGTTTTTGACTACGGAAGTTTCCGATGACAAGATGGCGTTGATGGGTTTTCAAGTAGGCAATACCATGTCTGATTTCGGCTATGTTTCCCGTGGCGTTTGTGAAGTAGATGCCGAGGGGCATATGGAGTCGGTGACCGAACGCACCAATATCTATTATGTAGATGCGGAGCAGGGCGGACGCAAAATCGTATACGAGGAAGATGCCGTACAACATGATCTTGATCCCGAAACCCGTGTTTCCATGAATTTTTGGGGATTTACGCCCAAGATTTTCGAGGTGGCAGAGGGGATGTTCCATGATTTTGTAGCGGCAAACGCCGATAACCCAAAGTCGGAATTTTTTATCCCGTCGGTGCCCGATTACATGGTGAAAAAAGGAATGGCAGACTTTAAGGTAATACCTACCTCTTCAAAGTGGTTTGGGGTGACATATAAAGAGGATAAGGCTATCGTGCAAGAGTCTATTTCTAAGCTCGTTGCCGAAGGCGCCTATCCGGAAAAATTATTCTAG
- a CDS encoding TIGR02117 family protein, with the protein MLKKKLLKSMAVIGYIILGLLLFVVVYFSGDFILSRIPASRSAMGYAKDGITVYVLSNGVHTDIVLPVRQDSIDWNDIFPYGNTKGQDSLQHWVAIGWGDKGFYLNTPEWKDLKLKTALVAGLGVGETALHVTYYKRMQENQYCRKTMITRAQYSRLVSYVLTSLEKDGQGKPILIETNAQYNNDDAFYEANGAYSLLFSCNTWTNKALKYANMPAGVWTVFDKGILRHYPQ; encoded by the coding sequence ATGTTAAAAAAGAAACTGTTAAAATCAATGGCGGTGATCGGCTATATTATCTTGGGGCTGCTTCTATTTGTTGTTGTCTATTTCTCCGGAGACTTCATCCTGTCCCGCATTCCGGCGTCGCGCTCGGCAATGGGCTATGCGAAGGATGGTATTACCGTTTACGTGTTGTCTAACGGTGTACATACGGATATCGTCCTGCCGGTGCGTCAGGATAGCATTGATTGGAACGATATCTTCCCCTATGGAAATACCAAAGGACAGGACAGCCTGCAGCATTGGGTGGCTATTGGATGGGGAGACAAGGGTTTTTACCTGAACACACCCGAGTGGAAAGACCTGAAACTGAAAACAGCGCTCGTTGCTGGTTTGGGAGTCGGAGAAACGGCCTTGCATGTTACCTATTATAAGCGGATGCAAGAAAATCAATATTGCCGTAAAACGATGATCACCAGAGCGCAATACAGCCGACTGGTAAGTTATGTGCTAACGAGCTTAGAAAAGGATGGTCAAGGGAAGCCCATACTGATCGAAACCAACGCGCAGTATAACAACGATGATGCTTTTTACGAAGCAAATGGTGCCTATAGCCTATTGTTTTCTTGCAATACTTGGACGAACAAGGCGCTGAAATATGCTAACATGCCCGCCGGAGTCTGGACGGTATTCGATAAAGGAATCCTAAGACATTATCCACAATAA
- the dnaK gene encoding molecular chaperone DnaK yields the protein MSKIIGIDLGTTNSCVAVMEGNEPVVIANNEGKRTTPSIVAFVEGGERKVGDPAKRQAITNPHKTVYSIKRFMGLSFDESVKESQQVPYNVVKGDNNTPRVEIDDRKYTPQEISAMILQKMKKTAEDFLGQEVTEAVITVPAYFNDAQRQATKEAGEIAGLTVKRIINEPTAAALAYGLDKAHKDMKIVVFDCGGGTHDVSVLELGDGVFEVKSTDGDTHLGGDDFDNVIINWLAAEFASENGGFDLKKDAMALQRLKEAAEKAKIELSSTTSTEINLPYITADATGPKHLVRSLSRAKFESLAADLIKRTIDPCKSALKNAGYSTADIDEIILVGGSTRIPAIVDAVKSFFGKEPSKGVNPDEVVALGAAIQGGVLTGEVKDVLLLDVTPLSLGIETMGGVMTKLIESNTTIPTKKSEVFSTASDSQPSVEIHILQGERPMASQNRTIGRFHLDGIPSAPRGVPQIEVTFDIDANGIIKVSAKDKATGKEQNIRIEASSGLSDEEIQKMKQEAEANAESDKKVKEEADKINAADALIFTTEKQLKEYGDKISADKKAPIEAGLETLKAAYAARNFADIDTASAELQNAWNAASEEMYAASQQGGAQQPQGDAGQAQGGKQGGDDVQDVEFEEVK from the coding sequence ATGTCAAAAATTATTGGAATCGACTTAGGTACTACGAACTCCTGTGTTGCTGTAATGGAAGGTAACGAGCCCGTAGTTATCGCAAACAATGAAGGAAAACGCACAACTCCTTCTATTGTTGCTTTTGTGGAAGGTGGAGAGCGTAAAGTTGGGGATCCAGCAAAACGTCAGGCCATTACCAACCCACACAAAACCGTTTATTCTATCAAACGTTTCATGGGTTTATCATTCGATGAATCGGTAAAAGAATCGCAACAAGTGCCTTACAACGTCGTTAAAGGCGATAACAACACCCCGCGTGTTGAGATCGACGACCGTAAATATACACCACAGGAAATCTCGGCAATGATTCTTCAGAAAATGAAGAAAACGGCAGAGGATTTCTTGGGTCAAGAAGTTACAGAAGCTGTTATTACGGTTCCTGCTTATTTTAACGATGCACAACGTCAAGCAACCAAAGAAGCGGGCGAAATTGCAGGACTTACGGTAAAACGTATCATTAACGAACCTACTGCAGCAGCTTTGGCATACGGTCTTGATAAAGCTCACAAAGATATGAAGATCGTTGTGTTTGACTGTGGTGGTGGTACACATGACGTTTCTGTCTTAGAGCTTGGTGATGGTGTATTCGAAGTAAAATCTACCGATGGTGATACACACTTGGGTGGTGATGACTTCGACAACGTAATCATCAACTGGTTGGCAGCAGAATTTGCTAGCGAAAATGGTGGATTTGATTTGAAGAAAGATGCGATGGCATTGCAACGCTTGAAAGAAGCTGCAGAGAAGGCAAAGATCGAGTTGTCTAGCACAACATCTACAGAGATCAACCTTCCATACATCACTGCTGATGCGACAGGTCCTAAACACTTGGTGCGTAGCCTTTCTCGTGCTAAATTCGAGTCTTTGGCGGCGGATCTTATCAAACGTACTATTGACCCTTGTAAATCGGCGTTGAAAAATGCAGGTTACTCGACAGCAGATATCGACGAAATTATCCTAGTCGGTGGTTCTACACGTATCCCTGCTATCGTTGATGCTGTAAAAAGCTTCTTCGGCAAAGAGCCTTCAAAAGGTGTTAACCCTGATGAGGTTGTTGCATTGGGTGCAGCTATCCAAGGTGGTGTATTGACAGGTGAAGTAAAAGATGTGTTGTTGTTGGATGTTACTCCACTTTCTTTAGGTATCGAAACTATGGGTGGTGTGATGACCAAGTTGATCGAGTCTAACACAACAATCCCAACTAAAAAATCAGAGGTGTTCTCTACCGCATCAGATAGCCAGCCTTCTGTTGAAATACACATCCTACAAGGTGAGCGTCCAATGGCTTCGCAAAACCGTACGATTGGTCGTTTCCACTTAGATGGCATCCCATCTGCACCACGTGGTGTGCCTCAAATCGAAGTTACTTTTGATATCGATGCCAATGGTATCATCAAGGTTTCAGCGAAAGACAAGGCGACTGGTAAAGAGCAAAACATCCGTATCGAGGCTTCTTCTGGTTTATCTGATGAGGAAATCCAAAAAATGAAGCAAGAGGCGGAAGCAAATGCGGAATCTGATAAAAAAGTGAAAGAAGAAGCTGACAAAATCAACGCAGCAGATGCTTTGATCTTTACTACGGAAAAGCAATTGAAAGAATACGGAGACAAAATCTCTGCAGACAAGAAAGCACCTATCGAAGCAGGTTTAGAGACGTTGAAAGCAGCTTACGCCGCACGTAACTTTGCCGATATCGATACGGCATCCGCTGAATTGCAAAATGCATGGAATGCTGCATCAGAAGAAATGTATGCTGCCTCACAACAGGGAGGAGCACAACAGCCTCAAGGTGATGCTGGCCAAGCACAAGGCGGCAAGCAAGGTGGTGATGATGTTCAAGACGTAGAATTTGAAGAGGTAAAATAA
- a CDS encoding thioredoxin family protein, whose amino-acid sequence MTFQEYLDYFEQILASPKDFSPYDNDEYLNYTKLNWSRMNRWLKRFEPTATVKNLIGSITEHQHWIVITEPWCGDAAHSVAQLYQMVKNNPNIDFDIQLRDTEPFLIEDYLTNGGKSIPKLIIRNDVGHDKVIWGPRPQALQAIFETMKAEGKSFEETKELMQKWYNEDKGEALQQELIAELS is encoded by the coding sequence ATGACCTTTCAGGAATACTTAGATTATTTCGAACAGATTTTAGCGTCGCCCAAGGATTTTTCCCCCTATGATAACGACGAGTATCTGAACTACACAAAGCTTAACTGGTCTCGTATGAACCGTTGGTTAAAGCGTTTTGAACCTACCGCTACAGTCAAGAACCTTATAGGTTCGATCACCGAGCATCAGCACTGGATTGTGATTACCGAGCCTTGGTGCGGTGATGCTGCCCATTCGGTGGCGCAACTTTACCAGATGGTGAAAAACAATCCGAATATCGATTTTGATATACAACTGCGCGATACGGAGCCCTTTCTTATTGAAGACTATCTGACCAATGGCGGAAAGTCGATTCCGAAATTGATCATCCGCAACGACGTGGGGCATGACAAGGTGATCTGGGGCCCAAGGCCACAAGCACTACAGGCTATTTTTGAGACCATGAAGGCCGAAGGAAAAAGCTTTGAGGAAACCAAGGAGCTGATGCAAAAATGGTACAACGAAGATAAAGGCGAGGCGCTACAACAGGAGCTCATCGCAGAACTTAGCTAA
- a CDS encoding MmcQ/YjbR family DNA-binding protein yields MNIELLREYCIRKKAVTEELPFGPDTLVFKVGGKVFLLVGLDQVDQLTFNVKCDPERAVELRADYPQTVLPGYHMNKKHWNTVHCNRELSDKAVEELIDHSYQLVFHSLTKAVKDSIALLP; encoded by the coding sequence ATGAACATTGAACTGCTCCGCGAATACTGTATCCGCAAAAAAGCGGTCACCGAAGAGTTGCCTTTCGGTCCGGACACCCTTGTGTTTAAGGTTGGCGGAAAGGTTTTTCTCTTAGTTGGTCTTGATCAGGTGGATCAACTTACCTTCAATGTAAAATGTGATCCCGAGCGAGCGGTCGAGTTACGCGCGGATTATCCGCAGACCGTGTTGCCCGGATACCATATGAATAAGAAGCATTGGAATACCGTGCATTGTAACCGCGAGCTGTCGGATAAAGCCGTTGAGGAATTGATTGACCATAGTTACCAATTGGTCTTTCATTCGTTGACGAAAGCGGTCAAAGACAGTATCGCTTTATTGCCGTAA
- a CDS encoding GLPGLI family protein encodes MIRKIYTSLAMACGFICTLQAQHAYFPNKGVISFEKEVYLRARVREMSNNAAGQNRGQNRGMMMRFGGNIDDIPEKNSAFFTLQFDENETLMRPVETEEQTASSATRNTGGQARGNAAGQARGSRTQQNNNRRPEGMARGGMRGGGQEKIFYQNIEEGTSLLQMELDEKYLLQDSLQQITWRFTDEYRDIAGYECRRVNGATPDSLYIIAFYTDQIPVSGGPALVHGLPGMILGLVIPEMHINYWARKIDFTVDNVSQSWKDKKAKEMGMQDLFRSLGNNRMFGGGSNPNQIKRNLLENLIY; translated from the coding sequence ATGATTAGAAAGATCTACACATCGCTTGCTATGGCATGCGGCTTTATTTGTACGCTACAGGCACAACACGCTTACTTCCCCAATAAGGGCGTCATCAGTTTCGAGAAAGAGGTCTACTTACGTGCACGTGTGCGGGAGATGTCCAACAATGCGGCAGGGCAAAACCGCGGGCAAAACCGAGGTATGATGATGCGCTTTGGTGGAAATATCGACGATATACCGGAAAAGAATTCCGCTTTTTTCACGCTGCAGTTTGATGAGAACGAAACGCTTATGCGTCCCGTTGAAACGGAAGAACAGACTGCTAGCTCTGCAACACGCAATACTGGTGGGCAAGCGCGGGGTAATGCTGCTGGGCAGGCGCGAGGCAGCAGGACACAGCAGAACAATAATCGGCGCCCCGAAGGCATGGCGAGAGGCGGAATGCGCGGCGGCGGGCAGGAAAAAATATTTTACCAAAATATAGAAGAAGGAACCTCCCTGCTACAGATGGAGCTTGACGAAAAATATCTGTTACAAGACAGTCTACAGCAAATCACGTGGCGCTTCACGGATGAGTATCGCGATATCGCGGGATATGAGTGCCGACGCGTAAACGGCGCAACGCCAGATTCGCTCTATATTATTGCTTTCTACACCGATCAGATACCTGTTTCGGGCGGCCCAGCACTGGTTCACGGTTTACCCGGCATGATCCTCGGATTGGTGATCCCGGAAATGCACATTAATTATTGGGCGCGCAAAATAGATTTCACCGTGGACAACGTGTCCCAAAGTTGGAAAGACAAAAAGGCAAAGGAAATGGGGATGCAGGACCTGTTTCGTTCGTTGGGCAACAACCGCATGTTTGGCGGCGGCTCCAATCCAAATCAGATCAAACGGAACCTATTGGAAAACCTGATCTATTAA